One genomic region from Argentina anserina chromosome 2, drPotAnse1.1, whole genome shotgun sequence encodes:
- the LOC126784202 gene encoding agamous-like MADS-box protein AGL92, whose translation MARRKVKLQFIVNNSNRKSSYMKRKAGFMKKMEEISILCDVKTAAVIYSPYEREPVVFPNHEAATKLLNEYLNMPDMDRFKNMVDQEMYLKQRIAKGREQIRKLKIDIREKEMSDIIFKCLDQRETDNNLSQLELKDLHDLTLCIERYHREVKMKLENARERNRVATQSAGTEDISELTSIIERQIREVNIGKQIAHEHYQMEAQPAAVELGPVMFSAFGEGTSRGLEQQSQQQQAEIDTRRMEELQQHMMQVRARRRQQMRQFVQLRRQQEMMQIAAPQMQQLEQQEPPMMFQQKPWFENIMNPPKPQTMDFMEPLLPLPPGLFGDHNTAAAMLHSHFRE comes from the coding sequence ATGGCTAGAAGGAAGGTGAAACTGCAGTTCATTGTTAATAACAGCAACCGAAAAAGCTCGTACATGAAAAGGAAGGCGGGATTTATGAAGAAGATGGAGGAGATCTCGATACTCTGTGATGTCAAGACAGCGGCGGTCATCTACAGCCCCTATGAGCGCGAGCCGGTGGTCTTCCCAAATCATGAGGCAGCAACAAAACTGTTGAATGAGTACCTAAATATGCCGGACATGGATAGATTTAAGAATATGGTCGATCAGGAAATGTATCTTAAACAACGGATCGCGAAAGGCAGGGAGCAGATACGGAAGCTGAAAATAGACATcagagagaaggagatgagcgACATCATCTTCAAATGCCTGGACCAGAGGGAAACCGATAATAACCTCTCCCAGCTTGAGCTCAAGGACCTGCATGACCTTACATTATGCATCGAACGCTACCACCGGGAGGTCAAAATGAAGCTGGAGAATGCCCGTGAGAGGAATCGGGTGGCAACTCAATCAGCTGGGACTGAGGACATAAGCGAGCTGACATCCATCATCGAACGCCAAATCCGGGAAGTCAATATCGGGAAGCAGATTGCCCATGAGCACTATCAGATGGAAGCTCAACCGGCTGCGGTGGAGCTTGGACCGGTGATGTTTAGTGCATTTGGAGAGGGAACCAGCAGAGGCTTGGAGCAGCAGTCTCAGCAGCAGCAGGCCGAGATAGATACCCGGAGGATGGAGGAATTGCAACAGCATATGATGCAGGTTAGAGCAAGGAGGCGGCAACAGATGAGGCAGTTTGTACAGCTGAGGAGGCAGCAGGAGATGATGCAGATTGCGGCACCACAGATGCAACAACTGGAACAGCAGGAGCCACCGATGATGTTCCAGCAGAAACCGTGGTTCGAGAACATCATGAACCCTCCGAAGCCGCAGACGATGGACTTCATGGAACCGCTACTACCGCTTCCGCCAGGATTGTTCGGAGACCACAACACTGCAGCGGCAATGCTTCATTCCCATTTCCGTGAATAA